In Rhizobium sp. 9140, the genomic stretch CGGGCGATTGCATCGAGATCCAGATAGTCGAAAACCCGTGTGGCGAAGTCGAGGGCGCTCTGCTGCGACGGGGCGGTGGCCGCCATGTCGGTGCGGAGGGCCGCGAGGAATGCGGTGAGCTCCGCCTCGACAGTGGCCGCGCGCGCGTCATCCTCCTGCCCGATAGCGCGCAGCACCTGGACGGAAGAGGAGACCAACTGCCAGGCTGCCGGTGCGCGGCGGGTCGCGCCAAGGCGGAAGATTGCAATCGCGAGCCGGCTCAGGTCATCAGATAACAAATCCTGAAGAGAGGTTTTGCCGAGAGAATGGCTCTCATTGCGAATCCGCAGGCCATGAACGGCGAAGGCTCCAGCGAGTTCGCGCTCATAATCATCGGACTTCTGTTTCACGAGGAGCGCGTAGTCGCGCGGCGCCCGGCCGCGGGTGGCAATGTCATTGGCGATCCATTGCGCCAGGTGGGCGGCTTCCGCCGCAATGGTCTGGCTGGACCAAACCTGAGCCACGTCGCCATCGACCTGACGGGCGGTCTGAGCGACCGTGGGGACGGTGTTCGGATCGAGCGCGCGCGCGACGATATGCTGGATCGCGACCAGGTCCGGCGAGGAACGGAAGTTGAAAAGGAGGGGGAACCTTGCTCCGCCGAAATCGGCCTGCAGCCGCTGAAAGGCGTCCTGACGCGCGCCGGCGAAGACCATGATCCGCTGCTTGTCGTCACCGACGCCGGTGATGATGGTTTGCCCGCCAGAGAACGCCGAATGCAGGAAGTCGTATTGCGCGTAGGTCGTGTCCTGGAATTCGTCCACGAACACGAAGGGATAGGTGGCGACGAGCGCCCGGCGGATGTGGGGATTGGCCCGGAGTAGCTGCTCCGCGAGTCGGTTGATGCCGACGAAGGTGAGTGAAGAAGGCTGTCCTGGAGGTAGTTGCGTCGACCACCAGCGGGCGATGGTGAACTCGGCGGCGTTTTGGGGCGCGATAGGCCCCATCGGCAGGCGGTAGCCGCCGACAATCTTGGCTTCAAAATCGCCCGCACTGTAGCCGGCGATTTCCGCCTGCCATTCCGGCGGCGCACCGAGCCGGGCAAGCGTGAGGAAGCCTTCTATCGTCTTGCGCTTTGGGAAGGCGATTTCGTAAGGCCGGGTCGGGCGCCATTCGGCGAGGATGGCGTTGAGAAAGCGATCGACCAGACTTTTGGTGAAGGCGTCGAAGGTTACCGACACGAACCGGTTGGCGAACTCTGGCGGGCACCGCTGGCGGACGCGCGACGCGAGATTGTTGGCTGCATCCGTTTTGAACGAAATCGCTAGCACGCGGTGCGGCGCTCGGCAGAGGCCCGTTTCAAGCAGATAGTCGGCGCGTTGGGCCAGAAACTCGGTCTTGCCGGCGCCGGGGCCTGCGACCACGCACGCCGAGCCGACGTGGCGCAGGGCATTCCACGCTGCCGGTTCGAGATCGTTAATGCCGCTGGGGCGCCAGTCCTCTGGCCGAATAAGGCGCATGGTCAGGCACCTGCGGGAGGAGGAGGGGTAAGACGAGCGACAATTGAGGTCAGGAGTGCGCGCAGTTCTTCGGGAGCGGTGGCCGCGAGGGCAGCCGGGTCTTGTGCACTCAACACCCGAACGTGGGTGCTGGGCTTGCCGCGCCCCAGGAACAGATAACGATACCAGCGCATCAAAACGTCCTGGTCGGCAGCGTACAGGTGAGGCAGACCGTCGTCGCCGAGAACCGCCGTGCGCGGCTCCCCTGCAGGCGAGGGCCCCTGGCGGCCGGGTTCGATGATCTGATAGGCGAGCGGGAGAGCCTTCAGCATCGAGTAGTCGAGGTCGAGGGGCGTGCAGAAGAAGACATTGAACTGGCGCAGCCAATTCATCCAATTTGTGATATTCGCAGTGTCCTCGATCGGCAGAGCATCGAAAGCCGCCAGATTGGCGGCTGGCCCTTGGGGGTTAAGATGCTGTCCGAAGATGGCCTGTGGCGTGACGTTGTTTGCGAGCAGTTGCGTGCAGGCCGTTTTTATACGTCCCCACCCACCCCCAGAACGGCCCCGGTCGAGATCCAGCAAGGTGGCGTAGGGGATGTCGAGATCGGTCAGCAGTCGCCAGAGGTGGTTCACATGCCGACCGCCCAGCGGAACGACCGCGACAAAGGATCGATCGATGTCGAGCCCCATCGCCTCGGCGAGACGGGGAAGAACGACCTCCTCGGACGCACCTTCTCCCAGCACGACGAAGCGCGCGAAATAGAGTTCGGGATAGGTCCGCACGGCCTCGCGAATGAATTTCGATGCCTCTTCCTCGCCGACGGGGAGGTTGATCGGGCGGATGCGGGCCGTTCGATCGTGCGGATCGAGCCGGAAGTGCCGGACCTGCGTCGGATCCACCCGGGCGAGGATGCTTGGGGAATGGCTGGAGACAACGGCCTGCGCCTGCGGCGACTTCGTCAGGTCCTGTATCTGCCGGACGATGCGGGAGAGATAGAAGGGAGCGAGATTGTTCTCGGGCTCTTCGATCGCGATGAGCGTGAGCGCGGGTAACGGTACGCCGCCAGCCTGGAAACCGGCCCCAGCAGGATCGGCGACGATCCCGGCTTCAACGTCCAGTGTCGCCGCGGTCATCGCCAAATGGAAGAGCGACCTCTGGCCGTCGCTCAGGTCATCGAGGGCTCGCTCCCGGCCGACCTCGTCGGGGCGGAAGACCACCTCTACCTTCCGGATGAAATGCTCAAAACGCAGATCGAGCGGGCGGAAGACCGGCGTCGTGTCGGTTCCGGCTGTGTACACTTCCTGCCACCGCCGCGTTACCGCTGCGGCAATCACATCGACGGCCGGCTCCCCGGCGAAAGCGCCGTTCAAGGCGGCGCCGGCGTTTGTGAACGTGTCGCGGACTCCCTGCGACCAGTTGATGGCGCGCCACAGCCTGCCGCGCAGAAAGGCCGTCACCTGGGAGGCGCCGTCCCGCGTCGCCGGCACGTAGATCATTTGGATCCGCGCCCGGTCGGCGGCTTTCAACTCGGTGCAATCAGCGTCGGTGAACGCCCCGAAAGTCCGGACCGCCCAGTATTTCTGTTCAATCGCACCATCGAGCGAACCGTCATCGGTCCAGGTCGCTTCGAGACGCAGGCGGCATTTCAGCTTGCCCGCCTCCTCAGCTGCCATCTGATGAAAGAATTCTGGAATTGCCGCGCCACCGGCGCCGTCGGCGTCTAGTTCTGGAAAGGCAATGATTGCCTCTAGGACGAAGTTTCGCTGGAGTAGCGCGACAAGCTCGGTGGAAGGGACGTGAAAATCCTGACGCCGCAGTCGTCGCTGATCGCCCGTCACGCCGAAGAGGCGCTGCAGGGCTTGCATCAGGGCGGTCTTGCCCGCGCCGTTGACGCCGACAAAGGTGGTGAGGCCGGAGGTTAGATCGACGCTTGTCGCGACTGGTCCGAAGCAACGGAAATTCGTCAGACTGAGCCGCTCAATAAACATTTTAGCCGACCTCCCCTTATTGGTGGCCGATCGCATCAAGTTTCCCTTGATTGGCAGTCGCGGCCTTCCATGATTTCGTCACTTATACTTCATCGATCAGTACAAGGCGCGCTGAAGCTTCAAGAATCGAGAGGCCCCTAAGCACGCCTTCCTCAAGCGTTTTTCGCGACCGCTGACGGCTTCGAAAATAGCGCGTGGCGAAGTTCGATCTGTGATCCGGTTTGGCGGGTGTGCCTTGTTCGGAAGCGCTCAATCGTTTCGATCGCGGCAAGTGGTGTAGGTCCCTCAGCGAGCGCGAGAGGGACATGGCTGCCGATGGCGTCGGCAATCCGTGAATTGGCAAAGGGCACGTCGCCGTCGAGCACGTAACCGAGCATGCACCCCACAGGCAGCTGTTCGGCATACTGCTCGGTGAGAAAACGCATCATGCCCTGGGTGACGTACACGGTGGCCAGGGAACTGCGGCCTCCGCCGTTGTTCACGTTGAGCCGCTTGCACTCATAGGCCAGGTATCGCTCCCGATCCCAGTCGAAGAGTACGGCGATGTCGATGATGCCCTTGCTGTATTTCGACCCGTCAGCCGCTAGGCCGAACGGCTCGAACTGATACTCGACCCAATGGCATAACCGACGGACCACAACGTCCTTGGCGAGGCGATCGACGAGGTTGATGGTGATGACATCTTCCCCTGGCTGTTCGGGAAGAACCGCCATGCACTCTGGCCACGCTGCCGCGATCCGCTCCAGGAAGCGATCGTCAAACGAAACGAAGTTGTCGACCCATCCCTGCACATCACCGATCAGCATCAATCCGCGCCCCGCTGTTGGGCTGCGGCGGCAGCTTGCTGGAGGTCCAGCGCTATTCCATCGGCATCCGCGAGCGCCGTGGCGCGCAGCCAGAAGCGCATCTGCATAGGCTTGATGAGGTAGAGGCAGTCACCGACGAATACGCGCAGATCGGGCATGAGCTGGAAGTTACCGTCGAGGGGCCTGTGGATGTGGGCTGCGAGCTGCTCGAGTACGTCGCTGAGTTCGCCGGCCGCATCTTCGGCATACTCTTCATGGCCGCCCAGATGCAGGCGCAGGATCGCAAGATCAGCGCTGCGCGCGACAAGGCGCGCATCGATCTTCTTGCCTTTGAACCAGTCCGCGAGGCTCGCCGACAATGTGCGCGCGTATTGAGCGCGTTGCGGTTCGTCAGGCGCGCCCCAGAGTTTCGGGAAGTGGCCTTCATGGGGCTGAAGCGCAGGAAGGATCGCCTCGACAGTGTCGTCGATTAGCGCGATCTCATCGGGAGACAGGCAAAAATATTGGTACGCGAGCCGGTCGATCGTCCGAAGAACGTCGCCCTCGTCGATCTGCATCGAGAAGGGCTCCTTGGAGCGTTCGTATGCGTCGTCAACGATCGCAACCAGCTTATGGGCGGCTTGAGCGGCTGCGGCTTTATCAGGGACATCGTCGGGTGATGGAAACGGCAATCGCAACAGGTCGGCTTGCTTGACTTCCGGGCGATCCGAACCGAACGACGCGGTGCCATGAAAGGCATACCAGACCGCGATGCGACTATTGAGGATCGCCGTGAGAACCTTCGCGCGGTCACTTTGGCCGTCCGGCACCACGATCGCTTGCAAGATATCCTGGAATGTCAGCGGCTGATCGCAGTAGGCGGCGCGAAGGCGGTTTTGCGCTGTCTCCACCCCACGCGGGATAAGGATGCGCGAGCCATCGAAGCCGGGCTCGAACCCGCGGCGGCGAACCGTCGATGACGGGGCCGGCAGCAAGCCTTCCGCAGCCTGAGCCAGGCGCGAATAGGCTGCGATCGGCAGGTCAGGCAGTCGACCGACATACTCGCTGGCCAGCGGAGGCGCATCGCTATCGCTATCTTCATTGAAGGGCTGATAGCCTTGCCCGATGACCCATCGATCGCCCGGCTTTTCGCGGCGACGGCTCAGGCTGCCGTAATCGCTGATGAAGGCCCCTAGTTTGGGAAGCCTCGCGAGGTAGCCGAAGAGTTTGGCGTCCGGCTCGCGCATCCAGAGGCGCTGCTTGAAGATGAGCGGGTTATCCAGGACCGCGCCCACCCCGAGGGTGGTCTTGTCAGCGCTGCTCAGCGTGATGACGCGCTTGATGCGCAGATTAAGGTCGGCCTTTGGCGCCCAATAGTCGAAGCGATACGGGAAATTATCCGGATTGGCGCTGCTGTAGATGATCAGGGCGGTGGGGCGATGGGCTTTCTCGAAAAGCTGAAATCGAAGATCCGCGAAGTTGATGATGCGGCGGACCTGAGATTTCCGGAAGAACGCGTCACGGGCTTCAACCGTGTTTTGGGCGTGGTTGTGCAAAAATCCCATCGCCGGCAACAGGAACGCGATCAGTCCGCCGTCGGCGAGATGCGAGAGGGCTTTCCAACTGAATGCCCAGGCGTCCTCGCCACCGGGCATCGGATGCCCTGCCTTCTTGCTCCACTGCACTGACGAACGTGCCGGACCGCGCCGACTGGTCCATGGCGGATTGCCGATGATCACCTCGTACCGGGGACCATCAGGCGATACTTTGAAAAAGTCCCGGCAGACAAGGGTTTTACCCCAGAGTTCCGGGAGGAGTTTTCCCCGAGTGATGAGTTTGCGGATGTCGCGTGGTGATACCTCCTCAAGGAGGGCGACGTAGAGCGAGAACACGGCGACCCGAACGGCGCCGCTATTCAGATCCCAGCCATGGATTTGACTCAGCAAGGACAGAAGTGTCTTCCAGGAAATCGACTGCGTCTTGTGCTTGGCGCGCCAATGTTCACACAGCCGCTGGAACGAGCGGACGAGGAAAACGCCTGAACCGCAAGCGGGGTCGAGGAAGTTTCCGGTCGTCCGTGTCGCATCTGGCAACATCTCCCAGGCTTGGGAAACGACGGTGTCGGCAAGGAACATTGGCGTGTAGTAGGCGCCGTTGGCGCGGCGTTCAGCCTCGCGCTCACCTAGGAAGCGATCGTAGACGGCGCTGACTAGTTCGATCGGGATATAGCGGAAGTCATAGCCCCAGAACCGCTGCTGCCCTGAATGCGCCATTTCTTCGCGGCCTGACCGAAACCGCGCCAGGATCGTCAGATGGGCAGGCGTGACTTCGGGTGCCTCGCCCATGGGCTCGAAAGAGCACGGCGCGACGAACAGATCGCCGTTGAAATCCGCATGCAGCGTTCGGAAGAAGGATCGGAAGAGATCGACGTCGCCCCTTTCCAGCAGCGCCGAGAAACTCTCGGCGCTCTTGTCGGATACGGCCGCAAAATAGGCGGGGGTTACGATCTCCCGGTCTTCAAGATAGGCGATAAACATCGCCTGTATGAGCAGGGCTTGCGCCGCATCGGGGGCGAGCGCGGCCTTCTGCAGGAGGTCGTGGGACGCATTCAGATTGTCGAGGAGAACCTGATCGATGCGTTCTTTTGGCGGGAAATATTCGCCGTAGTCTTTCCAAAGACGTCCGGATTCCGCGCCGTAGATGAGATTCTGAAATCTCAGGGTTTCGGTCATCAGGCTGAGGCTATCGATAAGGCAGCGGGCCTCAAAGGCGTCGCCTGGATCGCTAAGCGGAGTGCGGGCGAGCGAAAACGCTCTGAGCGTATCGTCGGCGATGACCAGCAATAGGCTTGCCAGGCCCTGATTCCACAGCGCGCCGTGAAGGTCGATTATTGCGGCACGATCATAGTGATCGGCTTCCAGGATCGCGACAGTCGGGACGCCCTGGACGCAGAAGATCGCTGATACGCCCATTTCTGTAAGGGCGGCTCGGATGGCCGGCGCATGTGGCACGTCGCTGACGGCCTCGGCTGACTCGTAGAGTTCAGGCGAGCGCCGATGTGTAAGCCCCAAGCGGTCTTTCCACTCCGGCGCCAACGTGGATGCCAAAATGGTGGTCATGCTCGTCTTCCACGTCGTGCAGTTTGCGGGCCGATCGCAGTGGGGGGAAACTTTAGATAGCCTTGAGCCAGGTCGGCTTCGGTAGCCGTAAGCGCCGCCTGCAAGCGCGACACGATGGGTCCACAAGGAACGCATAGCGTGGAGGCGTCGGGCGACGGACGCGCATGCGTGCCAGCGTCAACGAGACGGATGCTATCGGCTTCGATCAGGGCAACGGAGGTTTCCAGCGCGAGCCAAGACTTGCCGCGACACTCCCTGATCAGTTGATCGAAACGGCCGCCAACCGTGCCGACGCGGACACCGAAATCTCTGACCAGTTCGGCCACGATCGCCATCGCGACCACGTCCCCAGGTGTGAAGCTTGGGGCGTGCCCCTTATGCGCAGCCAATGCCGGTATGGCATCCCGCCACGTACGAAACGCGTCCACTGAAATGGAAAGTAGCTCGCGAATCTGACTTTGAGTGTAACGCATGTACTCCAATTAGCTCGGAATGCTGCCCATATCAATACGGGGTAAGCCCCGCATATGTATTTGTTTTGTTCTACTCGCAAAAATGCTTCCTTTTATCCTAAGCGTGTCTGTCGCATAGGTGTTCACGTTTCTATTGGCACGGAGCTGTTGGCGATCAGCCTCGCTACATAAGGGACGAGATTTCGGCGGCAATTTCAAAATGCGTGCGTCGAATGACAAATTGCTACGCTTACGAGCTCCAGTGGTCGGGTGTTTTGTGGTAACCAAAGCGATCGTCGGATGGCACGTAGATATGGAAAATTATGCGTAGTAAATATTTTGAAGAAAATACTGAAGAAGAGCGGATATCAATTTTTCAGGAATACTTTGACAGGGACATAGAAAGTTTCTTTACATCAAGCATCAGCTGCTGCGCCGAATGCCAAGAAGAATTCGAGGAACAGTGGCCTGGGACCGTATCTCACGATGTTGAACTTCAGCATGGATATCAGACCGTCCACGACTTTATCGCACAGAGCCGAATCCAAGACGCATTCTATGCTGAAGAAATCGAACATTATTCGAAATTTCTTACGTGCCCGAACTGTGGTGCGGACCTTGATCGGGACTTCTGGATATATGAGCATCCTTTTGACGTTCCGATCGAGTTTTTCAATCAGATGAGTGAGATCGCTCAGATCGCTCATCGAACGCCGTTCCTCCTACTCACTCACGAATTTGCCGCTGAAGTTTTCTCGACCATCGCGGCGCGCGCGCCTCAGGTTACGCCAGCATTGATAGACGGTACACTTTTCCGGTCTAGACGGGCGGAGGGGCTGCCATACCCGACACTTCAGGATTTCGCTGCGCCTCCGGCTAACGTGGTCCCTGAAGGTCGATACAATCATTCTGCCCATCCAATGATGTATCTGTCGAAGGCTAGAAATACAGCACTTGCCGAGGTCGGAACTGCTGGCGCACGCTTCCATGTCGTAGAGGTCGAGCTGCAGTCTCCTTTAAGGGTCCTGAACTTGAGCTACTTAGGAGAAGCAGAGACACGCTCAGAGATTGTATTCCAATGTCTGGCGCGCTCCGCACTTTGCGCTGCGCCGCGGCTTGGGGAGGGATGGACAAAACGAGAGTACGTTTTTACCCGCTTTGTTGCTGACTGTGCCCGCCACGCTGGCTTCGATGCCATCGAATTTGGTTCAACGAAGCATCCATCGGGTACAAACTTAGTGTTGCTCGAGCCTCCGGCGATTTTGGATGGCTTCGCTCAACTTGTTAACATCGAAACACTTGACCTCTGAACCTTCTGCAGGCCCTACATTACGACGGCTTCGCTGCCGTGGCGTCGGCCTGCGCGGATAGACGCGATCTGAAGAAAAGTCTACATGATGGGTATATCTCGGCTTCAACTCGCATGGGAGGACTGGTGACTAGCTGGGTCTGTGC encodes the following:
- a CDS encoding ATP-dependent nuclease; this encodes MFIERLSLTNFRCFGPVATSVDLTSGLTTFVGVNGAGKTALMQALQRLFGVTGDQRRLRRQDFHVPSTELVALLQRNFVLEAIIAFPELDADGAGGAAIPEFFHQMAAEEAGKLKCRLRLEATWTDDGSLDGAIEQKYWAVRTFGAFTDADCTELKAADRARIQMIYVPATRDGASQVTAFLRGRLWRAINWSQGVRDTFTNAGAALNGAFAGEPAVDVIAAAVTRRWQEVYTAGTDTTPVFRPLDLRFEHFIRKVEVVFRPDEVGRERALDDLSDGQRSLFHLAMTAATLDVEAGIVADPAGAGFQAGGVPLPALTLIAIEEPENNLAPFYLSRIVRQIQDLTKSPQAQAVVSSHSPSILARVDPTQVRHFRLDPHDRTARIRPINLPVGEEEASKFIREAVRTYPELYFARFVVLGEGASEEVVLPRLAEAMGLDIDRSFVAVVPLGGRHVNHLWRLLTDLDIPYATLLDLDRGRSGGGWGRIKTACTQLLANNVTPQAIFGQHLNPQGPAANLAAFDALPIEDTANITNWMNWLRQFNVFFCTPLDLDYSMLKALPLAYQIIEPGRQGPSPAGEPRTAVLGDDGLPHLYAADQDVLMRWYRYLFLGRGKPSTHVRVLSAQDPAALAATAPEELRALLTSIVARLTPPPPAGA
- a CDS encoding RES family NAD+ phosphorylase encodes the protein MRSKYFEENTEEERISIFQEYFDRDIESFFTSSISCCAECQEEFEEQWPGTVSHDVELQHGYQTVHDFIAQSRIQDAFYAEEIEHYSKFLTCPNCGADLDRDFWIYEHPFDVPIEFFNQMSEIAQIAHRTPFLLLTHEFAAEVFSTIAARAPQVTPALIDGTLFRSRRAEGLPYPTLQDFAAPPANVVPEGRYNHSAHPMMYLSKARNTALAEVGTAGARFHVVEVELQSPLRVLNLSYLGEAETRSEIVFQCLARSALCAAPRLGEGWTKREYVFTRFVADCARHAGFDAIEFGSTKHPSGTNLVLLEPPAILDGFAQLVNIETLDL
- a CDS encoding UvrD-helicase domain-containing protein, which translates into the protein MRLIRPEDWRPSGINDLEPAAWNALRHVGSACVVAGPGAGKTEFLAQRADYLLETGLCRAPHRVLAISFKTDAANNLASRVRQRCPPEFANRFVSVTFDAFTKSLVDRFLNAILAEWRPTRPYEIAFPKRKTIEGFLTLARLGAPPEWQAEIAGYSAGDFEAKIVGGYRLPMGPIAPQNAAEFTIARWWSTQLPPGQPSSLTFVGINRLAEQLLRANPHIRRALVATYPFVFVDEFQDTTYAQYDFLHSAFSGGQTIITGVGDDKQRIMVFAGARQDAFQRLQADFGGARFPLLFNFRSSPDLVAIQHIVARALDPNTVPTVAQTARQVDGDVAQVWSSQTIAAEAAHLAQWIANDIATRGRAPRDYALLVKQKSDDYERELAGAFAVHGLRIRNESHSLGKTSLQDLLSDDLSRLAIAIFRLGATRRAPAAWQLVSSSVQVLRAIGQEDDARAATVEAELTAFLAALRTDMAATAPSQQSALDFATRVFDYLDLDAIARTYAEYGVGEQLEIILEAFCIHFFACVNGAVTWTACLDAFEGVGQVPMMTVHKSKGLEYDTIIFVGLDDRAWWAHTPGDPEGVAAFFVALSRAKQRAIFAFCYQRGNRNNVAELYQLLTDAGVPEIAI
- a CDS encoding HsdM family class I SAM-dependent methyltransferase, yielding MTTILASTLAPEWKDRLGLTHRRSPELYESAEAVSDVPHAPAIRAALTEMGVSAIFCVQGVPTVAILEADHYDRAAIIDLHGALWNQGLASLLLVIADDTLRAFSLARTPLSDPGDAFEARCLIDSLSLMTETLRFQNLIYGAESGRLWKDYGEYFPPKERIDQVLLDNLNASHDLLQKAALAPDAAQALLIQAMFIAYLEDREIVTPAYFAAVSDKSAESFSALLERGDVDLFRSFFRTLHADFNGDLFVAPCSFEPMGEAPEVTPAHLTILARFRSGREEMAHSGQQRFWGYDFRYIPIELVSAVYDRFLGEREAERRANGAYYTPMFLADTVVSQAWEMLPDATRTTGNFLDPACGSGVFLVRSFQRLCEHWRAKHKTQSISWKTLLSLLSQIHGWDLNSGAVRVAVFSLYVALLEEVSPRDIRKLITRGKLLPELWGKTLVCRDFFKVSPDGPRYEVIIGNPPWTSRRGPARSSVQWSKKAGHPMPGGEDAWAFSWKALSHLADGGLIAFLLPAMGFLHNHAQNTVEARDAFFRKSQVRRIINFADLRFQLFEKAHRPTALIIYSSANPDNFPYRFDYWAPKADLNLRIKRVITLSSADKTTLGVGAVLDNPLIFKQRLWMREPDAKLFGYLARLPKLGAFISDYGSLSRRREKPGDRWVIGQGYQPFNEDSDSDAPPLASEYVGRLPDLPIAAYSRLAQAAEGLLPAPSSTVRRRGFEPGFDGSRILIPRGVETAQNRLRAAYCDQPLTFQDILQAIVVPDGQSDRAKVLTAILNSRIAVWYAFHGTASFGSDRPEVKQADLLRLPFPSPDDVPDKAAAAQAAHKLVAIVDDAYERSKEPFSMQIDEGDVLRTIDRLAYQYFCLSPDEIALIDDTVEAILPALQPHEGHFPKLWGAPDEPQRAQYARTLSASLADWFKGKKIDARLVARSADLAILRLHLGGHEEYAEDAAGELSDVLEQLAAHIHRPLDGNFQLMPDLRVFVGDCLYLIKPMQMRFWLRATALADADGIALDLQQAAAAAQQRGAD